One Gadus morhua chromosome 23, gadMor3.0, whole genome shotgun sequence DNA segment encodes these proteins:
- the lsm5 gene encoding U6 snRNA-associated Sm-like protein LSm5 — translation MAATPATNPSQLLPLELVDKCIGSRIHIVMKTDKEIVGTLLGFDDFVNMVLEDVTEFEITPEGRRITKLDQILLNGNNITMLIPGGEGPEV, via the exons ATGGCGGCAACACCAGCAACAAACCCCTCACAATTGCTCCCGCTTG AGCTGGTGGACAAATGCATCGGTTCAAGAATACACATCGTGATGAAGACCGACAAGGAGATTGTCGGCACGTTGCTCGGGTTCGACGACTTTGTCA ACATGGTGTTGGAGGACGTGACAGAGTT TGAAATCACACCTGAGGGACGGAGAATAACCAAGTTAGACCAGATCCTTCTCAACGGCAACAACATCACGATG CTAATTCCTGGTGGAGAAGGACCAGAAGTATAA
- the psme2 gene encoding proteasome activator complex subunit 2 — protein sequence MSKAVVLKITKANAVKVDNFRQSLYAEAENLFCNHIPTKIVQLDSLLKEDVLSITDMTSIHAPLDIPIPEAPTPEEEEMETDNEDEKKKKKKAPKCGFIKGNEKITLILDRLKPEIVSFRETIITVSCWIQHLIPKIEDGNDFGVAIQEKILERLTAVKTKVDTFQTNINKYFSERGDAVAKASKETHVMDYRSMVHDRDEAIYAEIRVIILDIRGFYAELYDIISKNAEKVTNPKGEEMSSMY from the exons ATGTCCAAAGCGGTAGTTTTGAAGATTACAAAGGCCAACGCCGTTAAG GTTGACAACTTTCGTCAATCCCTTTATGCCGAG GCTGAAAACCTATTCTGCAACCATATCCCAACAAAGATCGTGCAGCTAGACTCCCTCCTCAAG GAGGATGTGCTTAGCATCACAGACATGACGTCCATTCATGCGCCTCTGGACATTCCCATCCCAGAAGCCCCCACCCCAGAGGAAGAG GAAATGGAGACCGACAACGAGGatgagaagaaaaagaagaagaaag CACCAAAGTGTGGTTTCATCAAGGGGAACGAGAAGATCACCCTGATTCTGGACAGACTGAAACCAGAGATCGTGTCCTTCAGGGAGACGATCATCACA GTGTCATGCTGGATTCAGCACCTTATCCCAAAAATAGAGGATGGAAATGACTTTGGGGTGGCTATCCag GAGAAGATCTTGGAAAGATTAACAGCAGTCAAGACCAAGGTAGACACATTCCAGACCAACATAAACAA GTACTTCTCAGAGAGAGGAGATGCAGTGGCCAAAGCCTCCAAAGAAACTCACGTG ATGGACTATCGCTCCATGGTCCACGACAGGGACGAGGCCATCTACGCAGAGATCAGAGTGATCATCCTGGACATCCGTGGTTTCTAC GCGGAGCTGTATGACATCATCAGCAAGAATGCAGAGAAGGTGACCAATCCCAAAGGAGAGGAGATGTCTTCCATGTATTAA